Proteins from a genomic interval of Lolium perenne isolate Kyuss_39 chromosome 1, Kyuss_2.0, whole genome shotgun sequence:
- the LOC127300067 gene encoding protein NPGR2, with product MEGRKERGRLRNFVRRMAMECLCSGEQLKGADETIRSSDSSITKDFSASGYSSRNGEVEQYLDNGNIEEAELSLREGVCLNYEEARALLGRLEYQRGHVEAALRVFDGIDISSLVPKMKISIARKAHRRKTRSQWDSPPMPLHAVSLLMEAIYLKARALHDLGKFKDAAQECRMILDIVEAALPEGLPAGFGKGCKLNEIICKAVQFLPELWKLAGFSLEAISEYRRSLLNNWNLDAETIAKIQKEFAVFLLYSGCEARPPNLHSQLDGSFVPRNNMEEATLLLMILLRKFNLRRVERDPTVMHHLTFALSMSGQLKPLAVQFEELLPGLLDKREWSYNVALCYLAEEDDLTALNLLKRILKLGQESENLKELLLASKICVEKGDYAEGAAYARRAIANIQGGCDQLVGVADVLLGVSLSNQARHAISDTDRASWQYEALEVLGSAEKNMHWQDPRVLYNLSLENAEQRKLDAAVFYAKKLVKLEAGSELRSWLLLARLLSAQKLFADAETIVDAALDQTGKWNQGDLLRTKARIQAAQGEFSDAVGTYTQLLAIIQLRRKKFSAGISLAKGAEDDKSLETETWYDLALLYLGMSQWRDAEVCISKIRAVSCYSPLAWHATGKLYEVKGLPKEALGAYFRALDLDAKHVPSLISTAIILRQLGDRPLPSVRCFLTDALQLDRTNHMAWFNLGLLYEEEGGRSASEAAECFQAGALLEETAPVEPFR from the exons ATGGAGGGTAGGAAAGAGAGGGGAAGGTTGAGGAATTTTGTTCGGCGGATGGCAATGGAGTGCCTTTGCTCTGGAGAGCAGCTGAAAGGTGCAGATGAGACCATCCGGTCATCAGACTCTTCGATCACCAAAGATTTCTCAGCCAGTGGGTACTCCTCCAGGAATGGGGAGGTCGAGCAATACCTTGATAATGGCAACATCGAGGAAGCCGAGTTGTCGCTCCGGGAGGGTGTCTGCCTTAACTATGAG GAGGCAAGGGCATTGCTAGGAAGGCTAGAGTACCAACGAGGGCATGTAGAAGCAGCACTCCGTGTGTTTGACGGGATAGACATATCTTCATTAGTTCCTAAGATGAAAATCTCAATTGCTAGAAAAGCACATCGCCGAAAGACTCGTTCACAGTGGGATTCTCCACCAATGCCCTTACATGCTGTGAGCCTACTCATGGAGGCCATATATCTCAAAGCAAGAGCACTTCATGATCTTGGAAAGTTCAAAG ACGCTGCACAAGAGTGCAGAATGATATTAGATATTGTGGAAGCAGCACTACCTGAAGGCTTACCAGCAGGATTCGGAAAAGGTTGTAAATTGAACGAAATAATATGCAAGGCTGTACAGTTTCTCCCTGAACTATGGAAATTAGCGGGGTTTTCACTTGAAGCCATATCTGAATACAGGAGGTCTCTTCTCAATAATTGGAATCTTGATGCAGAGACCATAGCTAAAATACAAAAGGAATTTGCTGTTTTTCTTCTATACAGTGGCTGTGAAGCACGGCCTCCAAATCTCCATTCTCAGCTGGATGGTTCTTTTGTACCACGAAACAATATGGAAGAGGCTACTCTTCTTTTAATGATTCTGTTGAGGAAGTTCAATCTAAGGAGAGTTGAGCGGGATCCCACTGTGATGCATCACCTTACTTTTGCACTGTCCATGTCAGGGCAGCTAAAACCACTGGCTGTACAATTTGAAGAGCTGTTACCTGGTCTGCTAGACAAAAGGGAATGGTCGTACAATGTTGCATTGTGTTACCTAGCAGAAGAAGACGATTTGACTGCCCTGAATCTACTAAAAAGGATATTGAAACTAGGACAGGAGTCTGAGAATCTCAAAGAACTTCTCTTGGCGTCAAAGATTTGTGTTGAGAAGGGCGATTATGCTGAAGGTGCTGCGTATGCACGGAGGGCTATTGCTAATATACAGGGAGGATGTGACCAATTGGTGGGCGTTGCAGATGTTTTACTTGGCGTTTCCCTTTCTAATCAAGCTAGACATGCCATTTCTGATACCGATCGAGCTTCCTGGCAGTACGAAGCACTCGAAGTACTTGGCAGTGCTGAAAAAAACATGCATTGGCAAGATCCTAGGGTATTGTACAATCTCAGCCTTGAAAATGCTGAGCAGAGGAAATTAGATGCAGCAGTTTTTTATGCAAAAAAACTGGTGAAGTTAGAGGCTGGATCAGAGTTGAGGAGTTGGCTTCTGTTAGCACGACTACTGAGTGCACAAAAACTTTTTGCGGATGCTGAAACCATTGTTGATGCTGCTCTTGATCAGACTGGGAAATGGAATCAAGGAGATCTGCTGCGAACCAAAGCCAGAATTCAGGCTGCACAGGGGGAATTCAGTGATGCAGTTGGGACATATACCCAACTTCTTGCTATAATTCAACTTAGAAGAAAAAAATTCAGCGCTGGGATCTCCTTGGCAAAG GGTGCTGAAGATGATAAAAGCCTGGAAACGGAGACCTGGTATGATCTAGCTCTCTTGTATCTAGGCATGTCACAGTGGAGGGATGCAGAGGTTTGTATATCGAAGATCAGAGCCGTCAGTTGTTATTCTCCCTTGGCTTGGCATGCTACAG GAAAACTGTATGAAGTGAAAGGTCTTCCAAAGGAAGCTTTGGGGGCTTATTTTCGAGCATTAGACCTTGATGCTAAACATGTTCCAAGCCTGATATCAACTGCTATTATTCTACGTCAACTTGGGGACAGGCCATTGCCTTCTGTACGGTGCTTCTTGACTGATGCACTGCAACTTGATAGAACAAATCATATGGCATGGTTTAATCTTGGCCTACTCTACGAAGAGGAAGGTGGCAGGTCGGCATCTGAGGCTGCTGAATGTTTCCAAGCTGGTGCTCTTCTTGAAGAAACTGCACCTGTAGAACCTTTTAGATGA